In a single window of the Candidatus Flexicrinis proximus genome:
- a CDS encoding substrate-binding domain-containing protein, whose protein sequence is MAYTAQRHHGYQRALQAAGIAYEARYVRYADLQPAGGYVAGIDLLNCYPEMTAIVACSDLMAIGLMQAIQALGKRVGDDIAVTGFDDIPVAQYANPPLTTIHQPIYDIGQQLTANLIDMIEGSLCSQSR, encoded by the coding sequence ATGGCCTACACGGCTCAACGCCATCACGGCTATCAGCGCGCGCTGCAAGCGGCCGGCATTGCTTACGAGGCGCGTTATGTGCGCTACGCCGACCTGCAGCCTGCGGGTGGGTACGTCGCAGGCATCGATCTGCTGAACTGCTACCCCGAAATGACTGCCATCGTCGCCTGCAGCGACCTGATGGCGATCGGCCTGATGCAGGCCATCCAGGCGTTAGGCAAGCGTGTCGGCGACGATATTGCCGTCACCGGGTTCGACGACATCCCAGTCGCGCAGTATGCCAACCCGCCGCTCACAACCATCCACCAGCCGATTTATGACATCGGTCAGCAACTGACGGCCAACCTGATCGACATGATCGAGGGCTCCCTGTGCAGCCAGTCAAGGTGA
- a CDS encoding LacI family DNA-binding transcriptional regulator: protein MAVTLKDIAKHTGYSITTISRALAGYSDVSPSTRQKVQHAAELLGYQPNLVARHLQSQRTRTIGMVLPLRDQDVTSDFFTELLRGVSDRASRPTMTS, encoded by the coding sequence ATGGCCGTTACGCTTAAAGACATCGCAAAACATACGGGTTATTCAATCACTACCATTTCACGCGCGCTGGCCGGTTACAGCGACGTCAGCCCTTCGACGCGCCAGAAAGTTCAGCACGCAGCAGAGCTTCTGGGCTACCAGCCCAACCTGGTTGCACGCCACCTCCAATCCCAGCGCACGCGCACCATCGGCATGGTCCTCCCCCTCCGCGATCAGGACGTTACCTCTGACTTCTTCACGGAACTTCTGCGCGGCGTGAGCGACAGGGCTTCCAGGCCAACTATGACATCCTGA
- a CDS encoding serine/threonine protein kinase, translating to MDVDNLIGQTLGNVELKQKLGAGGMGAVYRGYQVSLKREVAVKVLPGTLANQPGYIDRFTQEAQTAAALTHPHIVQIFDFGTQRNISYVVMQFLRGGSLAERIRQRQIEGQPRAGVGEVASLLTQLGSALDYAHTQHVIHRDVKPANVMFDNHGHAYLVDFGIAKLMGGTTGLTGTGVMMGTPSYMPPEQWESQDLTPAADQYALGVLSYQMIAGRLPFDADSAVQLMFKHFNELPTRLTCCGLMSRGRSVRLSAERWRKRQSSGFKAARRSRRRLRRPSKGARMRGQTSSRSKCRRDPRRLLPRHCQIEPLPPTPAPTPSGSSRISATLRISAAVCWSGWLPV from the coding sequence ATGGATGTCGATAACCTGATTGGTCAGACGCTCGGCAATGTCGAGCTGAAGCAGAAGCTGGGCGCCGGCGGAATGGGCGCGGTCTACCGCGGCTATCAGGTTTCGCTAAAACGCGAAGTCGCCGTGAAAGTGCTTCCAGGCACACTGGCAAACCAGCCCGGATATATAGACCGCTTTACCCAGGAAGCCCAGACCGCCGCCGCGCTGACGCATCCGCACATCGTCCAGATCTTCGACTTTGGCACGCAGCGCAACATCAGTTACGTGGTCATGCAGTTCCTGCGTGGCGGTTCATTGGCGGAACGAATCCGGCAGCGGCAGATTGAAGGCCAGCCGCGGGCCGGCGTCGGCGAGGTCGCTTCACTGCTTACGCAGCTTGGATCAGCGCTCGATTATGCGCATACCCAGCACGTGATCCACCGGGACGTAAAACCGGCCAATGTGATGTTCGATAACCACGGCCACGCCTATCTGGTGGACTTCGGCATCGCCAAATTGATGGGCGGGACCACGGGGCTTACCGGGACCGGCGTGATGATGGGAACGCCGTCATACATGCCGCCGGAACAATGGGAAAGCCAGGATCTCACACCGGCAGCGGACCAGTATGCGCTGGGTGTGCTTTCGTATCAGATGATCGCGGGCCGGCTGCCGTTTGATGCCGACAGTGCGGTTCAACTGATGTTCAAACACTTTAACGAACTGCCCACCCGCTTGACCTGCTGCGGCCTGATGTCCCGGGGTCGGTCAGTGCGGTTGTCGGCCGAGCGATGGCGAAAGCGCCAGAGCAGCGGTTTCAAAGCTGCACGGCGTTCGCGCAGGCGTTTGCGTCGGCCATCGAAGGGCGCGCGCATGAGGGGACAAACTTCTTCACGTTCAAAGTGCCGCCGCGACCCGCGCCGTCTGCTGCCGCGTCACTGCCAGATCGAACCCCTGCCACCGACCCCTGCGCCAACGCCGTCCGGATCGTCCAGGATCAGCGCCACGCTCAGAATCAGCGCGGCGGTCTGTTGGTCGGGCTGGTTGCCGGTTTGA
- a CDS encoding SUMF1/EgtB/PvdO family nonheme iron enzyme — MVGLVAGLIVALVALVLILSGRGGIDDVAATQTAVQSTLIAIAPSASATQPALVLLASDTAAASTVIPPTEVTPVSTSADPATQTTVPFTETPISATENSASLDATPTSQSLVIIPSDTPPPSETPLPPETASNTATLTPSASPTDQPTVTPSETATDTPTSTPTATETASATTTLTPTDTPTETATATSTPSITPSATATITPSFTPTHTATATPTETVTPSVTPSSTSTPTSTFTPTPTPTETPTSTPTASPTVDPFILARRPVAQNAAWTPVEREIGGVEMMIVPAGCFMMGFDFSGDVDERPAHQICFSEPFWIDKYEVTQSQFEELGGAKVEPNGFSGALRPAENVTWFEALAYCRMRGGDLPTEAQWEYAARGPDSLEFPWGNTLDKDLLSWDRVEGIETENVGSYPGGASWVGALDMSGGVFEWIKGIQFAYPYNPFDGREDDTGEVSTDCARRFALRQCKPRPRAGSILSFTVFCRGFRRDALRAPGRIAWGTSRKIASNRIIG; from the coding sequence TTGGTCGGGCTGGTTGCCGGTTTGATTGTTGCGCTGGTCGCGCTGGTGCTGATCCTGAGCGGGCGAGGTGGGATCGACGATGTGGCCGCGACCCAAACGGCAGTTCAGTCGACGTTGATCGCAATCGCCCCGTCCGCAAGTGCGACGCAGCCCGCGCTGGTGCTCCTTGCGTCCGATACGGCCGCCGCGTCCACTGTTATCCCACCAACCGAAGTTACGCCAGTGTCGACATCGGCAGATCCAGCCACCCAGACTACCGTGCCGTTTACCGAAACCCCCATCTCCGCCACTGAGAATTCCGCAAGTCTGGATGCTACGCCGACAAGCCAATCTCTCGTGATTATTCCAAGCGACACGCCGCCGCCGAGCGAGACCCCGCTACCCCCTGAAACGGCGTCCAATACCGCCACGCTCACCCCCAGCGCATCCCCGACCGATCAGCCGACGGTTACGCCTTCGGAGACCGCCACGGATACGCCAACCAGCACGCCGACGGCTACGGAGACGGCGTCAGCGACCACCACGCTTACACCCACGGATACGCCGACGGAGACCGCGACGGCGACGAGCACGCCGTCCATAACACCGTCGGCAACCGCCACCATTACGCCGAGTTTCACACCAACCCACACGGCAACCGCGACACCGACTGAGACCGTCACGCCTTCGGTGACTCCATCATCGACCAGCACACCGACGAGTACCTTTACGCCGACCCCGACCCCGACAGAGACGCCGACCTCCACACCCACGGCATCTCCTACGGTTGATCCGTTCATACTCGCGCGGCGTCCGGTGGCGCAAAACGCCGCCTGGACCCCGGTTGAGCGCGAGATCGGAGGCGTTGAGATGATGATCGTGCCGGCGGGATGCTTCATGATGGGCTTCGACTTCAGCGGAGATGTCGACGAGCGGCCGGCGCATCAGATCTGTTTCAGCGAGCCGTTCTGGATCGATAAATACGAGGTCACCCAGAGCCAATTCGAGGAATTGGGCGGCGCCAAAGTCGAGCCGAACGGGTTCAGCGGCGCGCTGCGGCCGGCAGAGAATGTGACGTGGTTCGAAGCGTTGGCCTACTGCCGGATGCGCGGCGGCGACCTGCCAACCGAGGCGCAATGGGAGTATGCGGCACGCGGGCCGGACAGCCTGGAGTTCCCGTGGGGCAATACCCTGGATAAAGATCTGCTGTCGTGGGATCGCGTCGAAGGCATCGAAACAGAAAACGTCGGCAGCTATCCGGGCGGCGCATCCTGGGTCGGAGCGCTCGATATGAGCGGCGGCGTTTTCGAGTGGATCAAGGGCATACAGTTCGCCTACCCGTATAATCCGTTCGACGGCCGCGAGGACGACACGGGCGAAGTCTCCACGGATTGTGCGCGGCGGTTCGCGCTACGACAATGCAAACCTCGGCCGCGTGCCGGATCGATTCTCAGTTTCACCGTATTTTGTCGCGGATTTCGTCGGGATGCGCTGCGTGCGCCAGGGCGAATAGCGTGGGGTACGTCGCGCAAAATAGCTTCGAACCGCATAATTGGATAA
- a CDS encoding NAD/NADP octopine/nopaline dehydrogenase family protein has product MDNLQITVIGAGHGGKAMAAELASRGFAVNLYNRSYQNIEIIAERGGIELTFEDDDPVFGPLRCVTSSISEALEGSKLIMVVVPAFGHADIAAECAAHLKDGQIVVLNPGRTGGALEFNQVLRGSGCTADVIVSEAETFLFASRSNRSAEAHIFRQKNTLPVAALPATRTQEVLTVLRQIYPQFIRAPNILYTSLNNMGAVFHPALTLLNAGWIEETGGEFQFYIEGVTPSIARVLERLDRERVTIATAMGIRVQSARDWLARAYSAHGDTLHEAIHDNPGYRGITAPSSLKHRYITEDVPFSLVPLVAFGRRFGVDVQGIETMIQLACIIHGTDYRHRGRSLGKMGLEGLSIEEITRLIEEDNKPHN; this is encoded by the coding sequence ATGGATAATCTTCAGATCACGGTCATTGGAGCGGGGCACGGCGGAAAAGCAATGGCCGCCGAACTAGCATCGAGAGGATTTGCGGTCAATCTCTACAATCGAAGTTACCAGAACATAGAGATTATCGCGGAACGAGGAGGGATAGAGCTTACATTTGAGGATGACGACCCCGTCTTTGGACCGCTGCGCTGTGTGACGAGCAGCATCAGCGAAGCCCTCGAAGGGTCTAAATTGATAATGGTCGTGGTGCCCGCGTTCGGACATGCCGACATTGCCGCCGAGTGTGCGGCTCACCTCAAAGATGGGCAGATTGTGGTACTCAACCCCGGCAGAACAGGTGGCGCCCTCGAGTTCAATCAAGTTCTCAGGGGGAGCGGCTGTACGGCAGATGTGATTGTTTCTGAGGCGGAAACCTTCCTGTTTGCCAGCCGATCGAACAGATCGGCCGAAGCGCACATCTTCCGCCAGAAAAACACACTCCCCGTCGCGGCACTGCCAGCCACACGCACTCAGGAAGTCCTGACAGTACTACGCCAGATATACCCTCAATTCATTCGTGCGCCAAACATTCTGTATACCAGCCTGAATAACATGGGCGCAGTATTTCATCCCGCGCTGACACTTCTCAACGCCGGCTGGATCGAAGAAACTGGCGGCGAATTTCAGTTCTACATAGAGGGCGTCACGCCGTCCATTGCGCGCGTGCTCGAACGCCTCGACCGCGAACGCGTCACCATTGCCACAGCGATGGGCATACGCGTCCAATCGGCAAGGGATTGGCTGGCGCGCGCCTATTCGGCACACGGAGATACGCTCCACGAGGCCATTCACGACAATCCAGGGTATCGTGGTATCACTGCACCTAGCTCGCTGAAGCACCGCTACATTACCGAGGACGTTCCATTCAGTCTTGTGCCCCTGGTGGCATTTGGACGCCGATTTGGTGTCGATGTGCAGGGGATAGAAACGATGATTCAGCTGGCATGTATCATTCATGGTACCGATTACAGGCACCGCGGACGCAGCCTCGGCAAAATGGGGTTGGAAGGCCTGTCAATCGAAGAGATTACGCGGCTCATTGAAGAGGACAACAAACCACACAATTAG
- a CDS encoding isoaspartyl peptidase/L-asparaginase — protein MILVAGDFHDSGTMTAWNLLREGKSALEALEPAVRLVEANPEELTVGQGGYPNALGEVELDAGVMDGRTRASGAVGALKEFAHPVSVAYQVMTRLPHVLLVGEGRGALRPNWCRTCRAAHGRHAREVARVAQAVRI, from the coding sequence ATGATACTGGTCGCTGGCGACTTTCATGACAGCGGGACGATGACCGCGTGGAATTTGCTGCGCGAAGGCAAAAGCGCGCTTGAGGCGCTGGAGCCGGCGGTGCGCCTGGTCGAGGCCAATCCCGAAGAGCTGACTGTCGGGCAGGGTGGCTATCCGAATGCGCTTGGCGAAGTGGAACTGGATGCCGGGGTGATGGACGGCCGGACACGGGCAAGCGGCGCGGTCGGGGCGTTGAAGGAATTTGCGCATCCGGTGAGTGTGGCGTATCAGGTGATGACGCGACTGCCGCATGTGCTGCTGGTTGGAGAAGGGCGGGGCGCTTTGCGGCCGAATTGGTGCCGAACGTGCCGAGCTGCTCACGGACGGCATGCGCGAGAAGTGGCACGAGTGGCGCAAGCAGTTCGGATTTGA
- a CDS encoding isoaspartyl peptidase/L-asparaginase yields the protein MREKWHEWRKQFGFDPKQNLTDAVYSGADPKRSGGTTVYLAQDANGDIAAVTSTSGWAWKYPGRLGIRRWLEPGFTPITAMALRRVRGWARSLFDPAWRA from the coding sequence ATGCGCGAGAAGTGGCACGAGTGGCGCAAGCAGTTCGGATTTGACCCGAAGCAGAACCTGACAGACGCAGTTTACAGCGGGGCTGATCCCAAGCGTTCCGGCGGAACGACGGTCTACCTGGCTCAGGATGCCAACGGGGATATCGCGGCGGTTACCAGTACAAGCGGCTGGGCGTGGAAGTACCCGGGACGGCTGGGGATACGCCGGTGGTTGGAGCCGGGTTTTACGCCGATAACCGCTATGGCGCTGCGGCGTGTGCGGGGATGGGCGAGATCGCTATTCGATCCAGCCTGGCGCGCATGA
- a CDS encoding response regulator transcription factor → MSKILVVDDEPPMIQVLSYNLKQSGYEVLVARDGEEALAQARRHLPDLIILDLMLPKIDGLEVCRRLRRERDVPIIMLTARDDEIDRVVGLELGADDYVAKPFSVRELLARIRNVLRRFQPIEPAEIVRSGELVIDTASHTAKVADVVLELTSLEFAVLLALARHAGRALSREQLIEAVWGYEYLGDGRVVDAVIKRVRNKLREAATDADMIVTIRGLGYKIEHAD, encoded by the coding sequence ATGTCCAAAATCCTGGTTGTCGATGACGAACCGCCGATGATCCAAGTCCTTTCGTATAACCTGAAGCAGTCGGGGTACGAGGTGCTGGTGGCGCGGGACGGCGAGGAAGCGCTGGCACAGGCTCGACGGCACCTGCCTGACCTGATCATCCTTGACCTGATGCTGCCGAAAATAGACGGACTGGAAGTGTGCCGCCGGCTGCGGCGCGAGCGCGATGTGCCGATTATTATGCTTACGGCGCGAGACGACGAAATCGACCGCGTGGTCGGGCTGGAGTTAGGCGCGGATGATTATGTGGCGAAGCCGTTCAGCGTCCGGGAACTGCTGGCAAGGATCCGGAATGTCCTGCGGCGGTTTCAACCAATCGAACCGGCCGAGATTGTACGGAGCGGGGAGCTGGTGATCGATACGGCCAGCCATACGGCAAAAGTGGCGGACGTGGTGCTGGAGCTGACCTCGCTGGAATTCGCGGTTCTGCTGGCGCTGGCGCGGCACGCCGGACGGGCACTGAGCCGCGAACAGCTGATTGAGGCGGTCTGGGGATACGAGTATCTCGGGGACGGGCGGGTTGTAGACGCGGTGATTAAACGGGTGCGGAACAAGCTGCGCGAAGCCGCGACGGATGCGGACATGATCGTGACCATACGGGGACTGGGATACAAGATCGAACATGCTGACTAG
- a CDS encoding HAMP domain-containing protein, with product MLTRLRFRLVLSHLTVIVLAMGLSGVLLLSFFERYFLEATENSLFAQARITAQSLVPGAIADGPVIDVQTPLTNTIQQQTTSNIYLQSSRTTTTASDQDALGESGVQLGAQLTTRIHILDQAGIVLVDSLDELTGQDLSGIEPVKTALGGSSASTTIDGTMLVALPVSADGEAVAVVYLSQPLSDVVAVLQDLRGRWGLATAIGLLLSAVAGSILSQVIVNPLLRLTTAVEAVAEGNLDQKVVLNRRDELGRLSAAFNEMTDSLRAARQIQIDFVANVSHELRTPLTSVKTMTETLRNGAADDLEVRDAFLETVENEADRLIGLVNDLLLLSRADSRVLNLRPAKVGLAEFIQAQVRPWMARTETAIQAEVDADLTAAIDTDRIAQVMINVLDNAVTYSRPGGAITIRATGTDKNFVQVSVKDEGIGIAAAELPRIGQRFYRTDKARSRSQGGSGLGLAIASALVEAHGGRLWLDSTEGIGTTVHFTLPKA from the coding sequence ATGCTGACTAGACTACGGTTCCGGCTTGTCCTCAGCCATCTGACTGTGATCGTGCTGGCGATGGGTTTGTCGGGCGTGCTGCTGCTGTCGTTCTTCGAGCGATACTTTCTGGAGGCGACCGAGAACAGCCTGTTCGCGCAGGCGCGGATCACGGCACAGTCACTGGTGCCGGGGGCGATTGCCGACGGGCCAGTCATAGATGTACAGACGCCGCTGACCAATACGATCCAGCAGCAGACGACCAGCAATATCTACCTGCAGTCGTCGCGGACGACTACAACGGCGTCGGATCAGGATGCGCTGGGCGAAAGCGGCGTCCAGCTTGGCGCTCAACTTACCACGCGGATCCATATCCTCGATCAGGCCGGGATCGTCCTGGTGGATTCGCTGGACGAACTGACCGGACAGGATTTGAGCGGGATAGAGCCTGTCAAGACGGCACTGGGCGGAAGTTCCGCCAGCACCACGATTGACGGCACGATGCTGGTCGCGCTGCCGGTCTCGGCGGATGGCGAGGCGGTGGCCGTGGTGTACCTGAGCCAGCCGCTGAGCGATGTGGTCGCGGTGCTGCAAGACCTGCGCGGGCGCTGGGGGCTGGCGACCGCGATCGGGCTGCTGCTTTCGGCGGTGGCGGGGTCAATCCTTTCGCAGGTGATCGTCAACCCTCTGCTCCGGCTGACGACCGCAGTGGAGGCAGTGGCCGAGGGGAATCTCGATCAGAAGGTGGTGCTTAACCGGCGCGACGAGCTGGGACGTCTGAGCGCGGCATTCAACGAAATGACCGACTCGCTAAGGGCTGCGCGGCAAATCCAGATCGACTTTGTCGCCAATGTATCGCACGAACTGCGTACCCCGCTGACATCAGTGAAGACGATGACCGAGACCCTGCGCAACGGCGCCGCGGACGACCTTGAAGTGCGCGACGCGTTTCTGGAAACAGTCGAGAACGAAGCCGACCGGCTGATCGGGCTGGTGAACGATCTGCTGCTGCTTTCCCGCGCGGATTCCCGCGTGTTGAACCTGCGTCCGGCAAAGGTGGGACTGGCCGAGTTCATCCAGGCGCAGGTGAGGCCCTGGATGGCGCGGACGGAGACGGCGATCCAGGCGGAGGTCGACGCCGATCTGACGGCGGCAATCGACACTGACCGGATCGCGCAGGTGATGATCAACGTGCTGGACAACGCGGTGACGTACTCGCGGCCGGGTGGAGCGATCACGATCAGGGCGACGGGCACCGATAAGAACTTCGTACAGGTGAGCGTGAAGGACGAAGGGATCGGGATTGCTGCCGCGGAACTGCCACGAATCGGCCAGCGCTTTTACCGGACGGACAAGGCGCGGTCGCGCTCGCAAGGGGGGAGCGGCCTGGGGCTGGCGATTGCGTCGGCGCTGGTCGAGGCGCACGGCGGACGGCTGTGGCTGGATAGCACAGAAGGCATCGGAACGACGGTGCATTTCACACTGCCCAAGGCCTGA